CTTCTACGAGCATTTCAAGCTGCCCGGTGTGCAGGACAACCAGGGAAACATCACTCCCACTGGCACCGACCTTGGTATTGGTGTTCGCGTTCAGAGCACCGAAGGTGATTTCAGTCAGGGATCAATCGTACCTTCGAATGGAACTTATGACCTGGCCATCGTCGGAGACGGCTTCTTCCAGGTGAACGACGGCACCCAGGATCTCTACACGCGGGCAGGCAATTTTACACTCAATGCAAACGGTAACCTGGTCATGGCCTCAGCGGACAAGGGTTATCTCCTGCAGCCCAACATTTCGATTCCCCAGGATGCGATCAATGTGACGATATCCGGAGACGGTGTCGTGAGTTACCAGCAGCAGGGATCCACACAGATTCAGATCGCCGGCAACATTCAGATTGCCCGCTTCATCAATAACCAGGGTCTGCTGCGTCAGGGAGACAACCTGTATACCGAAACAACAGGCTCTGGTAACGCACAGATCGGTAACCCGGGGACAGAAGGACGTGGCCAGTTGCGTCAAGGGTTTCTGGAACAGTCGAATGTGGAACCCGTACGGGAACTGGTCGAACTGATTAAAACACAGCGCAACTTTGAGTTGAACAGTCAGGTGGTACAGGCAGCTGATCAGACACTGCAGACCGTCACGAATCTGCGTCGTTTCTAAGCTGACTCTCTGACCGACTAACCATAGAAATTTGAAAACTGTAATGAATCGTATCTGGGCCAAGTCCGTTTTAAGTCTGTTGCTGACAGCCTGCTGTCTGAGCCACACGTGTGACGTGCGGGCTGAGATTCTGCGGCTGAAGTCGACCGCGGTCGTGAATTCGTCCGTGGTACGTCTGGGCGATGTGGCTGACGTGCTGAACGCAGATGAAGCAGAGGCCGCCCGTATGCAGGCGATGATTCTGCAGCCTGCACCGGCGCAGGGGCGCACCCAGGTCATCACGATTTCACAAATCCGCAGTCGCCTGCAGGCACTGGGCGTCGACTTGAGTCAGCTTGAGTTAACAGGACGCAGCCAGATTCGTGTCAGTTCTGAAAGCCCGCGGGAAGAGCCCCAGGTTAAGAAGGTCGCGACACAGCAGGAGTTGCAGCAGACTGAAGAAAAAGTCCAGCAGGCGCTCCAGAACTGGATCAGCCGGACTGCGCCCCAGGCCAGCCATTTCAGGGTCTCGGTTCGATTGCAGCCGGCAGACGTGCCTGTGGTACGTGAAACCCGGGCCGATGGCTTTTACTTTTCACAACTGGACTTGAATCGTCAGACCGAGCAACCTGTTCTGCTGCAGTTGAAAGATGCTCAGGGAATGGTCCGGCAGGTGCGTGTTATTTGTCAGGTCCAACGAGTGCCGGAAATTCTGGCAGCCAAATATACATTAAATCGGGGTACGGTGGTTCGCGCCGACGACCTGGTCTGGATGCGACCCGAAAAAGATCAGAAAGGGATCAGCGATCCGCGGCAGGTAATTGGCCGCGAACTGACCCGCACTGTCTATCAGACGCAGCCGATGCGAACCGAAGACCTGATCGAAGTACCCCTGGTACGTGATGGTGCGATCGTAACCGTGTATGCCCGACGAGGCGGCATTTCTGTCCGCCGCGAAATGCGGGCACGCGGTGATGGTTCCATGGGAGATCAGATCACACTGATCGCTCTGGAAGGCCGCGATC
This is a stretch of genomic DNA from Gimesia sp.. It encodes these proteins:
- the flgA gene encoding flagellar basal body P-ring formation chaperone FlgA yields the protein MNRIWAKSVLSLLLTACCLSHTCDVRAEILRLKSTAVVNSSVVRLGDVADVLNADEAEAARMQAMILQPAPAQGRTQVITISQIRSRLQALGVDLSQLELTGRSQIRVSSESPREEPQVKKVATQQELQQTEEKVQQALQNWISRTAPQASHFRVSVRLQPADVPVVRETRADGFYFSQLDLNRQTEQPVLLQLKDAQGMVRQVRVICQVQRVPEILAAKYTLNRGTVVRADDLVWMRPEKDQKGISDPRQVIGRELTRTVYQTQPMRTEDLIEVPLVRDGAIVTVYARRGGISVRREMRARGDGSMGDQITLIALEGRDRLTATVTGYNQTEVNYRPSSQMPQSTGIQFISGTTESAGPSRGGQVQTVYEIQRGGRSK
- the flgG gene encoding flagellar basal-body rod protein FlgG, with product MAVRALYSSATGMAANSFNLDTIANNLANAGTTAYKQNRANFEDIFYEHFKLPGVQDNQGNITPTGTDLGIGVRVQSTEGDFSQGSIVPSNGTYDLAIVGDGFFQVNDGTQDLYTRAGNFTLNANGNLVMASADKGYLLQPNISIPQDAINVTISGDGVVSYQQQGSTQIQIAGNIQIARFINNQGLLRQGDNLYTETTGSGNAQIGNPGTEGRGQLRQGFLEQSNVEPVRELVELIKTQRNFELNSQVVQAADQTLQTVTNLRRF